Proteins from a single region of Chryseobacterium sp. T16E-39:
- the lpxB gene encoding lipid-A-disaccharide synthase — translation MKYYIIAGEASGDLHGSNLMKSLRKKDPNAEFRFWGGDLMSQQGGSLVKHYRDLAFMGFLEVAMNLRTILNNIKFCKEDIKNNKPDVLILIDYPGFNLRIAKFAKTLGIKVVYYISPQLWAWKEGRVEIIKKYVDEMMVILPFEEDFYKKHGVHSHFVGHPLLDAISDLQDIDTAIFKKENGLNEKEIIALLPGSRKQEVEKMLEMMLSVRPYFKEYQFVIAGAPSLPKEFYQNYVDDNVHFVSNRTYDLLRCSKAALVTSGTATLETALLNVPEVVCYRGSKISYAIAKRLVKNINYISLVNLIMDREVVKELIQNDLNTENLVEELKKILEGEKRLKVLNDYQLLREKLGGRGASDHAAEVIIKS, via the coding sequence ATGAAATATTATATCATTGCTGGAGAAGCATCAGGGGATTTACACGGAAGTAATTTAATGAAGTCTTTACGGAAAAAAGATCCGAACGCAGAATTTAGATTCTGGGGCGGAGATTTAATGAGCCAACAGGGAGGAAGTTTGGTAAAGCATTACCGTGATCTGGCTTTTATGGGTTTCCTGGAAGTTGCTATGAATCTTCGAACTATTTTAAACAATATTAAATTCTGTAAAGAAGATATTAAGAATAATAAGCCCGATGTGCTGATCCTGATTGACTACCCTGGATTCAATCTAAGAATAGCAAAATTTGCTAAAACACTGGGAATTAAGGTTGTATACTATATTTCTCCTCAGTTATGGGCCTGGAAAGAAGGGAGGGTTGAGATTATTAAAAAATATGTGGATGAAATGATGGTTATTCTTCCATTTGAAGAGGATTTTTATAAAAAACATGGGGTGCATTCCCATTTTGTCGGACATCCTTTACTGGATGCTATATCCGATTTACAAGACATTGATACTGCCATTTTTAAGAAAGAGAATGGGTTAAATGAAAAAGAGATCATCGCTTTGCTACCGGGATCCAGAAAACAGGAAGTTGAAAAAATGCTTGAAATGATGCTTTCTGTAAGGCCTTACTTTAAAGAATATCAGTTTGTCATAGCAGGTGCACCGAGCTTACCTAAAGAGTTTTACCAAAATTATGTAGATGACAATGTTCATTTCGTCTCCAATCGTACATATGATTTGTTAAGATGCTCAAAAGCAGCTTTAGTAACCTCAGGAACAGCGACTTTGGAAACAGCACTACTTAATGTTCCGGAAGTGGTATGCTACCGCGGAAGTAAAATTTCTTATGCCATTGCCAAACGGTTGGTAAAGAATATCAATTATATTTCTTTGGTCAATCTCATTATGGATAGGGAAGTGGTAAAAGAATTAATTCAAAATGATCTGAATACTGAAAATTTAGTTGAAGAACTGAAAAAGATTTTGGAAGGCGAAAAAAGATTAAAAGTTTTAAATGATTATCAGCTTTTACGAGAAAAGCTTGGTGGAAGGGGAGCGAGTGACCATGCAGCTGAGGTGATTATAAAAAGCTGA
- a CDS encoding FAD-dependent oxidoreductase, which produces MVLPSLCILHGPLKCLVHYWGNDDRSKGAYALYGPGQWFRIRPVLKEPFLHTHFAGEHLADWQGFMEGAIVSGEAAAEEIK; this is translated from the coding sequence GTGGTCCTACCTTCCCTGTGTATTCTACATGGACCACTGAAATGTCTGGTACATTACTGGGGAAATGATGATCGCTCAAAAGGAGCTTATGCACTTTATGGACCGGGACAGTGGTTTCGCATCAGGCCGGTTTTGAAAGAGCCTTTTCTACATACACATTTCGCAGGAGAACACCTGGCAGATTGGCAGGGCTTTATGGAGGGCGCAATTGTTTCAGGTGAAGCAGCCGCAGAAGAGATTAAATGA